Part of the Methanolobus chelungpuianus genome is shown below.
TCTCCCTCTCCTGACCCGTTCAAGGATGCAGCTCCGAAAAATACTGATCCTTTCAGCTCTTCATCCCCAGCTGATCGACTTCCTTTCATGCAGAGGGAGCAGCAGGGTCCTTTCGCAGGATCTCCGGGCTCCCTGGCTGGTCCTTCAACTGTTCAGATGCCCTTCCAGGGCAGTGCTTTTCCGGACCAGGGGAAGCCTCAGAACAATCCTTTTGCAAGCCCGTTCTCACCGCCCGTCCAGCTTTCTCCGGATAGCGTTCAGCTCCCGATGAACCCTTTCACGGGACACGCGCCGCCATCTTCCACTCATTTCCCGGGCCCTTCGCCACAATATCCCAATCCGTCTGAGGCGTCATCCGCTTCCAGGGTCCACTTCCAGGCTAGCACTCATGCCTCCTTTGATCCCTTTGCAGGAACCACGCATGTTCCGGGGGGTGCATTTCCCGGGAATGCGACAGCGTCCCGGAATCCGGCATCTTTACAGGGTTCAAGCTCCCTGCTCTCAAAGGCAGAATTCCTGAAGAAGAATCTCGAAGGAGCCGGAACTACCCTGAGATCTCTGTTCAGGGGGCTGGTCGCAGGAAAGAGCCTTCTTGAGAGAATGGAGGAAATAAAAGAAGACTCACCTTTACCCGTTGTCCCTGATCCACGTTCTTCATTTGCACCTGGAACTGCAGCTGCCGATCATTTCTCCCGAGCCCCGGCTGCAGGCACCGTGCAGCCTTTTGCCAAAGGTCCCTCAGTTCACGATAATCCTTTTGAGCGGGGAAAGTCTGAAATGCCACAGGCAGCCCGGGAGCTTTCCGTGGACCCTTTTGCAGAGGGCATCAGGAAGGTCACGCCCATCGAAGATCCCCTTATGGAGCTGAAGGAGGAGCACAGGATCGATCTGTTCCCGGATGAGGAGGGCCATGAGGCCAGTGTCCCCGATCCTGACGACGGGATCATGAAGACGATTCCCGTGGGGAAGGATAATGCGGAAAGATCCCTGAAAAATACATCCGGTGCCAGGAAAGACTCTGATCCCTCTTCCCGGGATAGTGTACTGGCCAGCGGTGGCGCTGAAAAGATAGAAGGGCTCACATCGGAGCTGAAGGATGTCAAGGCCGATATGAAAGGCATGTTGTCCCGCTTTGCTGATGTTAACAGCAACGTGCTTTGTCTTTCATCGGGCATGGACAACCTCGGCTCTGCCGTAGCCGGGATAAAGGAGGAGGGGGAGCAGCGCCTGGCCGACACGACAATGCGGCTGAACTCCCTTGATGGCAAGATGGTCTCTCTTGAAGACGGCCTTGGGATGTTGCGTGCAGAGAACTCGGATATCAGGGCTGACCTGGCCCGGATAGAGGAAAGCATTTCGGAGCTTGTCAATTCCTATACTGCCCTGCTGGTGCAGATGCATGAATCCGCACAGGAGTCTGACGCAAGGTTCTCGCAGCTTGGGGATGCCATCATGAAGTTCTCCCCTATGGAGGACCGTCTCCGGACCCTTGAGAGGTCCCAGGGTGAGTCGCAGTCCATGTCCATGGAGCTTGCAAAATCCATATCCTCGCTGATGGACGGCCTTGGTGCAACGTCTGCAGACCTGCGGGAATTCAAAGAGGCTGCTGACCTCGATCACAGGAAGCTTAAGGAAAACCTCGGGCTTATGACCGAGTATGTGGATTCCGAGCTTCGCAAGATCGGGGCGCGAAGCTATAAGGGGTACGGGCAGAACGTCCACCTCTCCGGCATAACCAAGAATTCCACTAACATGAAGCTCTGCATGGAGTGGCTTGAGTTCCTCATGGGACTTGTCGGCAGAAACAACCTCCCGGACATTCTTTCCTACTACGAGGAACTTGGCTGGATAACGGAGCAGGTCCGGTCCGAACTCATACACTATGCCGAAGGCATCGACTTCTATATGGAAAAACCCGACTGGAAACTAACTCCTGACGATCATGTCAAGTCCATATGGTTCATCGAAAGCCTTGCCGGTTTGAAGGTTGACAAGAACAGGCTCTCGGTCATTGACAGGGACATCGAGAAGGTCAAGAAGGGCACCGAGATCTACGGGATATGAGGCTTTTTGAAACCTCGTTTCCTATTCTGTTCTTTTTCTGTTTCCTATCCTGTTCCCATCTGACTGATTTCTGATGGATTCCTCTCTCTGTAGTTGGAATCTGTCTAAAAAAGAGCATTTGCAGATCTTCCGACCTGCAAGTCACACCTGTTCTGTTCTTATGCCACTACCGTTGCAGAGGAGGCCCCGCTCTGGGCGGTCTCGCCTGCCACTTCCATGGTTGCCTTTGCAAGGAATATCTGGGTGAGCGGCGCTGTGATGAGCAGTCCTATGATAAGTGCTATTGCTCCTATCACGTTCAGGACGGCCATGATGATGTACAGTACGAGGGCTTCCACAGGATTTGCCTTGACAAGCTCAAAGGTCTCCTTCACGGCATCGACACCGCTGTATCCCTTGATGACGAGCAGAGGCATACCGAAGATGAAAACGATGCCCACTATCGTACCCAGGATGGAGGCTATCTGGCTGGCTATACCAACGACCACGATGTATATCAGCATGTATATCCAGCTTCTGACGAAATTGCCGTTCCTGAATCCCTCAAAAACGTCATTGATCTCTACTGGCTGGGATCTTGCACCCTTGACTGCGATATGGACAAGTCCGTAGTACAGCGGGGCGATGGTGACTATAAGTATCATACCAACGAACGCTATCAGCGTTGCAACTGCATAAGTAACTATATTGTCTTTCTGGAAATTCCAGGCGCTTTTCAATAAACCTTCATAATTCACAAAACCACATCCTTTAGATTGGTTATTTAAATGGTGTAGTGTATAGTATATATACTTTTTTAATATTTGCTCTTTGTCCTAAAAATCATGTACTACCCTGCCAAGTCGAAAACAAGAATGAGATATTAAGTAGCTTTAAACAAAATTACGATACGAATGCGGATTCCGTTTAGATATTATTGGATAAAATAAGTTTACATGCAAGTCATTATCAGCACGAGACGTATAATTTCACCTAATTCAACTGCTTCTGCGCATTCATTCGATTTTTGAAAAAAGGTATGTATTGATCCACTGAGGTAGTGGTTCATGACATTTGATTTTAATTTGTCCATTGATGTCTTTTTCGACAATTAAAGTTGAATCTTCGTTAGAATTGTCAAATACATATGCTCTTCTGCATAGCTTTAAGGCATCATATAAAAATTGTTTGCTCTTATATACCGTTCTACTATTTTATCTTCAGGAACATCATGTTGCCCTTTTTCAACACGTTCTTTCACTCGTCCCTGATTAATGGCACTATCTGAGGTACTTATAAAGTAAAGATATAGCTCCCAACCCTTTTGTTTAGCCCGTTCCATGAATTGTATTTTAGATATGTGTGAAAATACTGTTTCAAATGAAAACAGGCTTATATCTGATTCAATTAGTTGATCTCGGATAAAATCTGCTACCAATGAACCAAAATAAGGATTGTTTAGATTGATAAGGCAATTGTTTTTAAAATTGATATTGTTAATATCAATCTTGCTTATTGGGAAAAGGGTTGACTTAAAGAGGTGTTCTTTAAAATCGAGAATATCCGTCTGTATTCCGAAATTTCCAAAATCAATAACATCTGTGACATTAATCCTGTCAGGATCAATATGGAATTGAGTATTTATTAACCTCGGATCATCTTCAATAAATTGCTTAACCAGGGTAGATTTGCCTGATCCATTCGGACCTGCGAATATCCTGATTCGCCTCATATCCTATACACACGTTTTTGCGGGATGAAGTATGCATTTTCGAGGGTCTTTACTACTTCTACATTCCCATCAGGAAATTTCCTTACAATGGCATTACCCTGCTGGATCGTAATGGCCCGGCCATTTCTGAGAGCATCGCGTGCTGCTCGGGATGTTGCTTTCCGAGCCATCTTTGCAATGGATTCTGATGATTCATCGGATCGTAAATTCACAATGCTTATACATGTCGTTTCATTGATATGTTCAGTAAACTTGGGATGAACATTTTGAGAACTAGTTCTTTTCGGCATGTAACTTCCTCATTGCTTTGCTATTGGGCCTGTATATCATTGGGTGCATAAATACGTTCGTTTTTATTGCATAACCAATTTTGATGATTATATATGATGTAAAAAACAATCTAATATAAATGTTCTATTTCAACGATTCGTAAAAAAGAGAAAAGATGACGCAAATGGTGCGTCATAAGAATTTACGTTTAGAACCTTACGTTCATGTCAGCAATCATCTGCTGGCTGGTGACGTCAATTATCTTAACGCTGGCTGTTGCGCCTGTGCCACCAATGCTTGTAGATGCAGTGTCGTTCTTTATATCATCAATATAGAACACACCACCACTTGCCTTGGATATGTATAATATCTCACCGGCATCAAATGTGTTGTCCATAGTAGTGTTGTATGCTACAACTGTACCATTAACAGATATCCTGGTATTGGCACTTGCCAAAACTATCTGCTCTCCTCCTTGATGCTCAAGCTTGATACCATTGTAAATGACGCCTCCAGTACCTTCAATTGGTGTAGCGCTTGCTCTTAAGCTTGCCTGCGGTGCCTGCTCAGGTGGTCCCATGCCGAATACGAATGCTGCAATGACTGCAGCGAGGATGACGGTGATCGCGACCATCAGGATAACACCGATGACCGGGGATACTGCATCCTCTGTGTCAAGAAATTGATTTGCTTTGCTCATATATGTTCCTCTCTCGTTCAAAAGTCTACACTTTCTTTTGCTTCTTTTTTTGGACTACTTTTTCAAGTTTTTTAGTCCACATCTTATCGTCGAGATTGGTATACTCGCACTCGAGATAATGTTGCACTGCTATACTCAGCGCTTCCTTCGTAGAGGACTCGTTGCATTTCTTTTTGAGAGCTGCCAGTTCGTCCTCCGTGAGTACAGTTTGTGCATGTACAATTTTTACCATTGTATATCGCCTAGTGTTCGACTTGACTCATCTGACGTGCATCTCTGCCTGCCATCATCATTATTATTATAATAATGGATTACTATATATACTTTTTTGAACATAAAAATAAGCCGGATGTACATAAGTCTCCTGTTGCTTATTTTATATGTACGTGCAGATATATCTCAGGCCGGGAATCGCGTCAGAATACGTAAGCTGCTTCCTCAGGAAGGTCTTACATATATGAGCATCAAAATGAGTATCTTTAATAGTATATATACTGTGCTGACAACTCTTATCCTTCTGCGGGTACTGACTCGTTCCCCAACCTCCTTTTCTGATCCTATCCGTTGCTCAGGAAAGAACTTCACGGATATTGCACGGATCCACGCAGACCGACACCACTCCTTAAAGGGCTTAGTTTAGAAACCACTGCCATGTAATCCGTGTAAACCTGTATTGGTCTTATCTGAAATATCCGGCAGGACGTAACAACGGCAATGTGCTGGCGGTCC
Proteins encoded:
- a CDS encoding type IV pilin; the protein is MSKANQFLDTEDAVSPVIGVILMVAITVILAAVIAAFVFGMGPPEQAPQASLRASATPIEGTGGVIYNGIKLEHQGGEQIVLASANTRISVNGTVVAYNTTMDNTFDAGEILYISKASGGVFYIDDIKNDTASTSIGGTGATASVKIIDVTSQQMIADMNVRF
- a CDS encoding FlaD/FlaE family flagellar protein, giving the protein MTEFPWDTKKGSDGKSQNAASSAPELPAFLTGNAGAAPSIPDILANAFSGAPMEEVKVDVPSFGNKPEGQPAPFSPPSFRNGGDLSALLNKSQASDRQEPSGGPGQSTGPQFQLAVEQPFQLAQLMDIPPKKAGMPPLRPAPGTGQLPLSDVKHPTADKADPRTPQKVARRSPPPLFKLKMPGDESPETELLGTLGPGLSEAPAFNPISGTSASPEKMFKPSMPFEGAASVGPMSPFSSSLPEYVSPSPDPFKDAAPKNTDPFSSSSPADRLPFMQREQQGPFAGSPGSLAGPSTVQMPFQGSAFPDQGKPQNNPFASPFSPPVQLSPDSVQLPMNPFTGHAPPSSTHFPGPSPQYPNPSEASSASRVHFQASTHASFDPFAGTTHVPGGAFPGNATASRNPASLQGSSSLLSKAEFLKKNLEGAGTTLRSLFRGLVAGKSLLERMEEIKEDSPLPVVPDPRSSFAPGTAAADHFSRAPAAGTVQPFAKGPSVHDNPFERGKSEMPQAARELSVDPFAEGIRKVTPIEDPLMELKEEHRIDLFPDEEGHEASVPDPDDGIMKTIPVGKDNAERSLKNTSGARKDSDPSSRDSVLASGGAEKIEGLTSELKDVKADMKGMLSRFADVNSNVLCLSSGMDNLGSAVAGIKEEGEQRLADTTMRLNSLDGKMVSLEDGLGMLRAENSDIRADLARIEESISELVNSYTALLVQMHESAQESDARFSQLGDAIMKFSPMEDRLRTLERSQGESQSMSMELAKSISSLMDGLGATSADLREFKEAADLDHRKLKENLGLMTEYVDSELRKIGARSYKGYGQNVHLSGITKNSTNMKLCMEWLEFLMGLVGRNNLPDILSYYEELGWITEQVRSELIHYAEGIDFYMEKPDWKLTPDDHVKSIWFIESLAGLKVDKNRLSVIDRDIEKVKKGTEIYGI
- a CDS encoding DUF5371 family protein, whose translation is MVKIVHAQTVLTEDELAALKKKCNESSTKEALSIAVQHYLECEYTNLDDKMWTKKLEKVVQKKKQKKV